A genomic window from Planctomycetota bacterium includes:
- a CDS encoding aminotransferase class V-fold PLP-dependent enzyme — MSKVIYLDNNATTAVAQEVREAMEPFLTEYYGNPSSMHTFGGQVARNVEEAREQVADLVGAHPTEIIFTSCGTESDNTAIRSALAVSAGRRHLITTRVEHPAVRNLCHVLGQEGSVGGGYRLTELPVDSQGMLNIADLGDALDDDTALVTVMWANNETGVLFPVEDVGALCRSRGILFHTDAVQAVGKVPMNLADLPVDMLSLSGHKLHAPKGIGALYVRRGTRFSPFMLGGHQERNRRGGTEPVPLIVALGKAAELAKARLKDEQTRVRALRDRLEKGLLAKCPGAMLNGHPTARLPNTTNISFEYVEGEAILLLLDQYDI; from the coding sequence ATGAGCAAGGTCATTTATCTCGATAACAACGCGACGACGGCCGTCGCCCAGGAAGTTCGCGAGGCTATGGAGCCGTTCCTCACCGAGTATTACGGCAACCCGTCGAGCATGCACACGTTCGGCGGCCAGGTGGCCCGGAACGTCGAAGAGGCCCGCGAGCAGGTGGCCGACCTGGTGGGCGCCCACCCGACGGAAATCATCTTCACCTCGTGCGGCACGGAGAGCGACAATACGGCCATCCGCAGCGCCCTGGCCGTGAGCGCCGGCCGGCGGCACCTCATCACGACGCGCGTCGAGCATCCGGCCGTGCGGAACCTCTGCCACGTCCTCGGCCAGGAGGGCTCCGTAGGCGGAGGGTACCGCCTGACGGAACTCCCCGTTGACAGCCAGGGGATGCTCAACATCGCCGACCTCGGCGACGCGCTCGACGACGACACCGCCCTCGTGACCGTCATGTGGGCGAACAACGAGACGGGCGTCCTCTTTCCCGTCGAGGACGTCGGCGCCCTCTGCCGGTCGCGCGGCATCCTCTTTCACACGGACGCCGTCCAGGCCGTTGGCAAGGTGCCCATGAACCTCGCCGACCTGCCGGTGGACATGCTCAGCCTCTCGGGCCACAAGTTGCACGCCCCGAAAGGAATCGGGGCGCTGTACGTGCGGCGCGGGACGCGCTTCAGCCCGTTCATGCTGGGCGGGCACCAGGAACGCAACCGCCGGGGCGGCACCGAGCCGGTGCCCCTCATCGTCGCGCTCGGGAAGGCGGCGGAACTCGCCAAGGCGCGCCTCAAGGACGAACAGACTCGCGTGCGCGCCCTCAGGGATCGTCTGGAGAAGGGACTCCTCGCGAAGTGCCCCGGGGCGATGCTCAACGGCCACCCGACCGCACGCCTCCCGAACACCACCAACATCAGTTTCGAATACGTCGAGGGCGAGGCGATCCTCTTGCTCCTGGATCAGTACGACATC
- the nifU gene encoding Fe-S cluster assembly protein NifU, protein MWDYTEKVKDHFLHPRHVGEIAKPDVEATVGNITCGDALRLMLRLDAGGRITDAKFQTFGCASAIASSDALIDLIKGKTIDEAAKVTNDDIADYLGGLPEEKMHCSVMGMEALQKAIAKYRHEPFALEDEGEIVCRCFGVTDKLIEKVVREHGLKTVEEVTHYTKAGGGCRGCHPEIEAIIARVRGEKAPAAPKEPAVKPMTNIERIRRVEEVMEKEIRPMLQADGGDIELVDVDGRRVQVAFRGHCAWCRVRDFTLKGAVEAKLRELVDSRIVVEDVGGRLPQP, encoded by the coding sequence ATGTGGGACTACACGGAAAAAGTGAAAGACCACTTCCTGCATCCGCGCCACGTCGGGGAGATCGCGAAGCCGGACGTCGAGGCGACGGTGGGGAACATCACGTGCGGCGACGCGCTGCGGCTGATGCTCCGGCTCGACGCCGGGGGCCGCATCACCGACGCCAAGTTTCAGACCTTCGGATGCGCCAGCGCCATCGCCTCGAGCGACGCCCTCATCGACCTCATCAAGGGCAAGACCATTGACGAGGCGGCAAAGGTCACGAACGACGACATCGCCGACTACCTCGGCGGCCTGCCCGAAGAAAAGATGCACTGCTCCGTGATGGGCATGGAGGCGCTCCAGAAAGCGATCGCGAAATATCGCCATGAGCCGTTCGCACTCGAAGATGAGGGAGAGATCGTCTGCCGGTGCTTCGGTGTGACGGACAAACTCATCGAGAAGGTGGTGCGCGAGCACGGCCTGAAGACGGTCGAAGAGGTGACGCACTACACGAAGGCGGGCGGCGGGTGCCGGGGATGCCATCCCGAGATCGAGGCGATCATCGCGCGCGTCCGCGGTGAAAAGGCGCCCGCGGCCCCGAAGGAGCCGGCCGTCAAGCCCATGACCAACATCGAACGCATCCGCCGCGTCGAAGAAGTCATGGAGAAGGAAATCCGCCCGATGCTCCAGGCGGACGGCGGCGACATCGAACTGGTGGACGTGGACGGAAGGCGCGTCCAGGTGGCGTTCCGAGGCCACTGCGCCTGGTGCCGCGTACGAGACTTCACCCTCAAAGGCGCCGTCGAGGCCAAACTGCGGGAACTCGTGGACTCAAGGATAGTCGTCGAGGACGTGGGCGGTCGGCTGCCTCAGCCTTGA
- a CDS encoding PilZ domain-containing protein, whose product MLNKLEGLARHLLDNRRSHRRKRRNYNAVIRNENEQIVFRGQVKDLSRGGAKLDGLPVKRGVCEGQRVLACFLLFPADPDEKAQWATFPAWVCRIEETENYFQVAVKFETPVAG is encoded by the coding sequence ATGCTCAATAAACTTGAGGGTCTGGCGCGACACCTCTTGGACAATCGGCGGAGCCACCGGCGCAAACGCCGCAACTACAATGCCGTCATCCGGAACGAGAACGAGCAGATTGTTTTCCGGGGCCAGGTGAAGGACCTCTCTCGCGGCGGGGCGAAACTGGACGGCCTCCCTGTCAAGCGCGGCGTGTGTGAGGGCCAGCGCGTCCTGGCGTGTTTCCTGCTGTTCCCCGCGGACCCCGACGAGAAGGCCCAGTGGGCCACCTTCCCCGCCTGGGTGTGCCGCATCGAAGAAACCGAAAACTATTTCCAGGTGGCCGTCAAGTTCGAAACTCCCGTGGCCGGCTAA
- the cysK gene encoding cysteine synthase A, whose translation MAGLFDNAAGTIGSTPLVRVNRIIHSKAHVVAKLEFFNPLSSVKDRIGLAMIEAAERDGLVGPDTTIVEPTSGNTGIALAFVCAIKGYRLLLTMPESMSVERRKLLKMLGAELVLTPADKGMPGAIDAAKAILKEDKNAFLPNQFENPANPEVHRRTTAEEIWRDTQGRVDVLVAGVGTGGTITGVADVLKKRKPSFRAVAVEPAASAVLSGGKAGPHAIQGIGAGFIPAVLKRELIDEVVTVENEEALDWARRAAREEGLLVGISSGAALAAADKIAAREEMAGKLIVVIIPSCGERYLSTALFEGIG comes from the coding sequence GTGGCAGGCCTTTTCGACAACGCGGCGGGGACGATCGGCTCGACGCCGCTCGTCCGCGTCAACCGCATTATCCACTCCAAGGCTCACGTGGTCGCCAAACTGGAGTTCTTCAACCCCCTCTCGAGCGTCAAGGACCGCATCGGCCTCGCGATGATCGAGGCCGCCGAACGCGACGGACTCGTCGGGCCCGACACCACGATCGTCGAGCCGACGAGCGGCAACACGGGCATCGCGCTCGCCTTCGTCTGCGCCATCAAAGGGTACCGCCTCCTGCTGACCATGCCCGAGAGCATGAGCGTCGAGCGGCGAAAACTCCTCAAAATGCTCGGGGCCGAACTCGTCCTGACCCCCGCCGACAAGGGCATGCCCGGCGCCATCGACGCCGCCAAAGCCATTCTCAAGGAAGACAAAAACGCCTTCCTGCCGAACCAGTTCGAGAACCCCGCCAACCCCGAGGTCCATCGCCGAACCACCGCCGAGGAAATCTGGCGCGACACCCAAGGCCGCGTGGATGTCCTGGTGGCCGGCGTCGGGACGGGTGGAACGATCACCGGCGTCGCCGACGTCCTGAAAAAGCGCAAACCCTCGTTCCGCGCCGTCGCGGTCGAGCCCGCCGCCAGCGCGGTCCTCTCGGGCGGCAAGGCCGGCCCGCACGCCATCCAGGGCATCGGCGCCGGGTTCATCCCGGCCGTCCTCAAGCGAGAACTCATCGACGAGGTCGTCACCGTCGAGAATGAAGAGGCGCTGGACTGGGCCCGACGGGCCGCCAGGGAAGAGGGGCTCCTGGTCGGCATTTCGAGCGGGGCCGCCCTTGCCGCCGCCGACAAGATCGCCGCACGCGAGGAGATGGCCGGCAAACTCATCGTCGTCATCATCCCGAGTTGCGGCGAACGGTACCTCTCGACAGCCTTGTTCGAAGGCATCGGTTGA
- the ndk gene encoding nucleoside-diphosphate kinase encodes MERTLVILKPDAVQRALVGRILARFEAKGLRLVALKMVRLDRAAAERLYAPHKGKPFYEPLLRFVTSGPSVLACLEGKGAVAAVRKMLGATFGPDADPGTVRGDFGVSNRFNLAHASDSPETAAKEIALFFKPEELLDWDPADWNWRYDFSTGECV; translated from the coding sequence GTGGAACGCACTCTAGTCATTCTCAAGCCTGACGCCGTGCAAAGGGCCCTCGTCGGCCGAATCCTCGCCCGCTTCGAGGCGAAGGGCCTGCGGCTCGTCGCCCTGAAGATGGTCCGCCTCGACCGCGCAGCCGCCGAACGCCTCTACGCCCCCCACAAAGGCAAGCCTTTCTACGAGCCGCTCCTGCGCTTCGTGACGAGCGGCCCTTCGGTCCTCGCGTGCCTGGAAGGGAAGGGGGCCGTCGCGGCGGTGCGCAAGATGCTCGGGGCGACCTTCGGCCCGGACGCCGACCCGGGGACCGTCCGCGGCGACTTCGGCGTGTCGAACCGCTTCAACCTCGCTCACGCGAGCGATTCGCCCGAGACGGCCGCCAAAGAGATCGCGCTGTTCTTTAAGCCCGAAGAACTCCTCGACTGGGACCCCGCCGACTGGAACTGGCGCTACGACTTCTCGACCGGCGAATGCGTGTAG
- a CDS encoding uroporphyrinogen-III decarboxylase-like protein, translating to MLTKREVILEALEFRPPPYVPWAWGPTERAAERLRLHLGVEDLSDFLAPHFVDVEASFRRFEPIGNNLYRDAYGVVWDRSIDKDIGTPSSWPIRRPEDLAEYVWPDAGADAFYAHIPGALEAQPDCFRRYTLGFSLYERAWTMRGLTDLLVDMVERPEFVEDLLDAIVEHNLVQVRKALEFPLDAVYFGDDYGMQTGLIMGLKHWRHFFKPRLARMFAPVREAGKYVFLHSCGCVVELFDDLAEIGLNVFNPFQPEVMDVFAIKRRYHGRLAFHGGMSVQKVLPFGTPAEVREATARLLLAGRNGGYVFSPSHSVPADVPPENLVAMVEVLKAQPGWVG from the coding sequence TTGCTTACCAAACGCGAGGTGATCCTCGAAGCCCTGGAGTTCCGGCCGCCGCCCTACGTCCCCTGGGCCTGGGGCCCGACCGAGCGCGCCGCCGAACGCCTCCGGCTCCACCTGGGCGTCGAGGACCTTTCAGACTTCCTCGCCCCGCATTTCGTGGATGTGGAGGCTTCCTTCAGGCGCTTTGAGCCCATCGGAAACAATCTCTATCGGGACGCGTACGGCGTCGTGTGGGACCGCAGCATTGACAAGGACATCGGGACGCCTTCCTCCTGGCCGATCCGCCGGCCGGAAGACCTGGCGGAGTACGTTTGGCCCGATGCCGGGGCCGACGCCTTCTACGCCCACATCCCGGGCGCGCTGGAGGCGCAGCCCGACTGCTTCCGGCGGTACACACTGGGGTTTTCGCTCTACGAGCGGGCGTGGACGATGCGGGGACTGACGGACCTCCTCGTGGACATGGTCGAACGCCCCGAGTTCGTCGAGGACCTCCTGGACGCCATCGTCGAGCACAACCTCGTCCAGGTCCGCAAAGCGCTCGAGTTCCCCCTGGATGCGGTTTATTTCGGCGACGACTACGGCATGCAGACGGGCCTGATTATGGGCCTGAAGCACTGGCGGCACTTCTTCAAGCCGCGGCTGGCCCGCATGTTCGCCCCCGTCCGAGAGGCGGGCAAGTACGTCTTCCTGCACTCCTGCGGATGCGTCGTGGAATTGTTCGACGACCTCGCCGAGATAGGCTTAAACGTCTTCAACCCGTTCCAGCCCGAGGTCATGGACGTCTTTGCCATCAAGCGGCGGTACCACGGGCGCCTGGCGTTCCACGGCGGGATGAGCGTCCAGAAGGTGCTTCCGTTCGGGACGCCCGCCGAGGTGCGCGAGGCGACGGCCCGTCTGCTCCTGGCCGGGCGCAACGGGGGCTACGTCTTTTCCCCGTCGCACAGCGTTCCGGCCGACGTCCCGCCCGAGAACCTCGTCGCCATGGTCGAGGTGCTCAAGGCCCAGCCCGGCTGGGTCGGCTGA